In a single window of the Neoarius graeffei isolate fNeoGra1 chromosome 28, fNeoGra1.pri, whole genome shotgun sequence genome:
- the cryabb gene encoding crystallin, alpha B, b: MDIAIQHPWFRRSFWSSFFPSRIFDQHFGEHISESDVLAPYPSPFFPRPSFFRWPSWVDSGLSEMKMEKERFTINLDIKHFAPEELAVKISGDYIEVHAKHEDRQDDHGFVSREFLRKYRVPAGVDPANITSSLSSDGVLTITAPRKPSDIPERSIAITREDKSAVSGPQKK, translated from the exons ATGGACATCGCCATCCAGCATCCTTGGTTCCGCCGCTCATTCTggtcatccttctttcccagccgAATCTTCGACCAACATTTTGGGGAACATATTTCAGAGAGCGATGTTTTGGCACCCTACCCTTCACCATTCTTTCCACGCCCTTCCTTTTTTCGCTGGCCCAGCTGGGTGGACAGTGGGCTCTCTGAG ATGAAAATGGAAAAGGAGCGTTTTACCATTAATTTGGATATAAAGCACTTCGCACCGGAGGAACTGGCAGTAAAGATCAGTGGAGATTACATTGAAGTTCATGCCAAACATGAGGACCGTCAG GATGACCATGGGTTTGTCTCACGAGAGTTTCTCCGAAAATACCGTGTCCCAGCTGGAGTGGACCCTGCCAACATCACATCATCTCTCTCTTCTGATGGTGTCCTGACCATCACTGCACCTCGCAAGCCCTCTGATATCCCTGAGCGCTCTATTGCCATCACTCGCGAAGACAAGTCTGCAGTGTCTGGACCACAGAAGAAATAA